The Cryptomeria japonica unplaced genomic scaffold, Sugi_1.0 HiC_scaffold_1850, whole genome shotgun sequence genome includes a region encoding these proteins:
- the LOC131053223 gene encoding nudix hydrolase 2-like isoform X1, whose product MKNSFKSCLLAVKGMNGVWIKVAKEQAKLVPVAIEEGFWYHHAEQSYVILVLWIPKTPCSIPDNASHQVGIAAFVYNTKGEVLVVQEKCGPFKDSGLWKMPTGRIKQGEGIKEGAVREVREETGIATEFRQVVGFRDGHNAPFEKSDLLFVCMLKPMFFDIVIQDTEISATKWMAVDDFVAQPKMQQSKLLKVMAGVCIANMEGRCRGFSAIEIPSPKPSVFYCSDIDTE is encoded by the exons atgaaaaatagctTCAAATCATGCTTGTTGGCTGTGAAGGGGATGAACGGGGTGTGGATTAAGGTAGCCAAGGAACAGGCCAAACTAGTTCCGGTTGCGATTGAG GAAGGATTTTGGTATCACCATGCAGAACAATCATATGTGATTTTAGTGCTTTGGATCCCTAAAACTCCTTGTAGTATCCCTGATAATGCTTCACATCAAGTCGGAATTGCAGCTTTCGTATACAACACCAAGGGAGAG GTTCTGGTAGTTCAGGAGAAGTGTGGACCTTTCAAAGATTCAGGACTGTGGAAAATGCCAACAGGAAGGATCAAACAG GGGGAAGGCATTAAAGAAGGGGCTGTAAGAGAAGTCAGAGAAGAAACTGGG ATTGCTACAGAATTTAGACAAGTGGTCGGGTTCAG AGATGGTCACAATGCCCCTTTCGAAAAATCTGATCTACTTTTCGTGTGCATGTTGAAACCAATGTTTTTTGACATTGTTATACAAGATACTGAAATTTCAGCAACAAAG TGGATGGCAGTAGATGATTTTGTAGCTCAACCAAAAATGCAGCAAAGCAAACTTCTCAAGGTCATGGCGGGAGTCTGTATTGCCAACATGGAGGGACGGTGTAGAGGATTTTCAGCCATTGAAATACCGTCCCCCAAACCCTCTGTTTTTTACTGCAGTGACATTGATACTGAATAA
- the LOC131053223 gene encoding nudix hydrolase 2-like isoform X2 yields MNGVWIKVAKEQAKLVPVAIEEGFWYHHAEQSYVILVLWIPKTPCSIPDNASHQVGIAAFVYNTKGEVLVVQEKCGPFKDSGLWKMPTGRIKQGEGIKEGAVREVREETGIATEFRQVVGFRDGHNAPFEKSDLLFVCMLKPMFFDIVIQDTEISATKWMAVDDFVAQPKMQQSKLLKVMAGVCIANMEGRCRGFSAIEIPSPKPSVFYCSDIDTE; encoded by the exons ATGAACGGGGTGTGGATTAAGGTAGCCAAGGAACAGGCCAAACTAGTTCCGGTTGCGATTGAG GAAGGATTTTGGTATCACCATGCAGAACAATCATATGTGATTTTAGTGCTTTGGATCCCTAAAACTCCTTGTAGTATCCCTGATAATGCTTCACATCAAGTCGGAATTGCAGCTTTCGTATACAACACCAAGGGAGAG GTTCTGGTAGTTCAGGAGAAGTGTGGACCTTTCAAAGATTCAGGACTGTGGAAAATGCCAACAGGAAGGATCAAACAG GGGGAAGGCATTAAAGAAGGGGCTGTAAGAGAAGTCAGAGAAGAAACTGGG ATTGCTACAGAATTTAGACAAGTGGTCGGGTTCAG AGATGGTCACAATGCCCCTTTCGAAAAATCTGATCTACTTTTCGTGTGCATGTTGAAACCAATGTTTTTTGACATTGTTATACAAGATACTGAAATTTCAGCAACAAAG TGGATGGCAGTAGATGATTTTGTAGCTCAACCAAAAATGCAGCAAAGCAAACTTCTCAAGGTCATGGCGGGAGTCTGTATTGCCAACATGGAGGGACGGTGTAGAGGATTTTCAGCCATTGAAATACCGTCCCCCAAACCCTCTGTTTTTTACTGCAGTGACATTGATACTGAATAA